One part of the Prosthecobacter vanneervenii genome encodes these proteins:
- a CDS encoding ATP-binding protein produces MTEAPSVPVDSLEHSFDTYERPIRIRNYKLGALLAGIFMPAGASLDYFMYGWDQALVFFPVRMISAVLLGLVWAALHYLPNSRYYRNLGLSVALIPLLAISWMIFTKEGAISPYYAGLNLIMLGSALLLRWTLRDSVLIFVLTFVAYLAATMLHGPFSFHGLFFNNIYFLFVTGVFIVAGSWYYNTIRLSEFKLRHDLDLNRAELETSNQKLRELDEAKNRFFANISHELRTPLTLLIAPLESLIQRTNSVNRPQEERDLLGTMQGNAMRLLKLINDLLDLVRLESGRAKVRARRVNVNDFINGLATAVSPVAKDKRIQLHAHVDSSLGTVVADPEKLERICLNLLFNALKFTAASGRVSFSAMKEDNMLVIEVTDTGMGIPADQLPNIFSRFWQADTSSQRKFQGMGIGLALVKELAEVQGGTVSATSEVGKGTTMSVRLPLLQNEDIVADEEEEESHEQQGEEAPKNKDWIADLYRRAELFPAMTSLQATLRPVETSIGRSRKPKLLIADDEPDMLRFLKSQLSATFEVLEAVDGQQAVDKAVQFLPDIILSDMMMPEKDGLQVCRDLRERTSTRSIPVVLLTARADEKTKLDCLAAGASDFLAKPFSLTEIMVRLKNLVDTRLYQKELVVQKQQLESALEQIKETESMLVRNEKLASLGRLSAGLIHEINNPLNYARQGLHIIARSTKLLPEEERADFTDTLKDVEDGVNRVIQIISDLRGFTRNTSQLNHSFDLQTIVNTGLRFFSHIWKEGIQREVDIPDELEVRGDSNQFVQVLINFIQNALDAMATKKYPEGQVPCIKLSAFTRRDKVIFSVKDNGPGIPQEIRDKIFDPFFTTKDVGQGMGLGLAICNRIIADHGGRIEVLSQPGEYTEFVLELPTTASTPNNHAAV; encoded by the coding sequence ATGACCGAAGCGCCGTCAGTTCCGGTGGACAGTTTGGAGCACTCGTTTGACACCTACGAGCGCCCCATCCGTATCCGCAACTACAAGCTGGGAGCCCTCCTGGCGGGCATCTTCATGCCCGCAGGAGCGTCGTTGGATTACTTCATGTACGGCTGGGATCAGGCGCTGGTCTTCTTCCCCGTGCGCATGATCTCGGCAGTGCTCCTCGGCCTCGTATGGGCTGCGCTTCACTACCTCCCCAACTCACGCTACTACCGCAATCTGGGTCTCTCCGTGGCTCTCATCCCGCTGCTCGCCATCTCCTGGATGATCTTTACCAAGGAGGGTGCCATCTCCCCCTACTACGCCGGCCTCAATCTCATCATGCTCGGATCGGCCCTCCTGCTTCGCTGGACGCTCCGGGACAGTGTCCTCATCTTTGTCCTCACCTTCGTCGCCTACTTGGCAGCGACCATGCTGCACGGGCCTTTCTCTTTTCACGGCCTGTTCTTCAACAACATCTACTTCCTGTTCGTCACCGGTGTGTTCATTGTCGCTGGCAGCTGGTACTACAACACCATCCGCCTCTCTGAGTTCAAGCTCCGTCATGATCTGGACCTCAACCGTGCCGAGTTGGAAACCAGCAACCAGAAGCTCCGGGAGCTGGACGAGGCCAAGAATCGCTTCTTTGCCAATATCAGCCACGAACTGCGCACGCCCCTCACGCTTCTTATCGCTCCCCTGGAAAGCCTCATCCAGCGCACCAACTCCGTCAACCGCCCTCAGGAGGAACGCGATCTCCTCGGCACCATGCAGGGCAATGCCATGCGCCTGCTCAAGCTCATCAATGACCTCCTCGATCTCGTCCGCCTCGAGTCTGGTCGCGCCAAAGTTCGCGCACGCCGCGTGAACGTGAACGACTTCATCAACGGCCTCGCCACCGCTGTCAGCCCCGTCGCCAAAGACAAACGTATTCAGCTTCATGCCCATGTGGATTCTTCTCTGGGAACGGTTGTCGCCGACCCCGAAAAACTTGAGCGCATCTGCCTCAACCTTCTCTTCAATGCCCTCAAATTCACTGCCGCCAGCGGCCGTGTAAGCTTCAGCGCCATGAAGGAGGACAACATGCTCGTCATTGAGGTGACGGACACCGGCATGGGCATTCCGGCTGATCAGCTACCAAATATCTTCAGCCGCTTCTGGCAGGCTGACACCTCTTCCCAGCGCAAATTCCAGGGCATGGGCATCGGTCTCGCTCTGGTCAAGGAGCTGGCCGAAGTCCAGGGCGGCACTGTCTCCGCCACCAGCGAGGTCGGCAAAGGCACCACCATGTCAGTGCGGCTGCCGTTGCTGCAAAACGAAGACATCGTTGCCGATGAAGAGGAAGAAGAGTCTCACGAGCAGCAGGGAGAAGAAGCGCCAAAGAACAAGGACTGGATCGCCGACCTCTATCGCCGCGCCGAGCTCTTCCCCGCCATGACTTCCCTCCAGGCCACTCTGCGTCCGGTGGAAACCAGCATCGGCCGCAGCCGCAAGCCCAAACTCCTCATTGCCGACGACGAACCCGACATGCTGCGCTTCCTCAAGAGCCAGCTCAGCGCCACCTTTGAGGTACTCGAAGCAGTGGATGGTCAGCAGGCCGTGGACAAGGCCGTCCAGTTCCTCCCGGACATCATTCTCTCTGATATGATGATGCCGGAAAAAGACGGCCTCCAGGTCTGCCGGGACCTCCGTGAACGCACCTCCACCCGCTCCATCCCTGTTGTGCTTCTGACAGCCCGCGCAGATGAAAAAACCAAGCTCGACTGCCTGGCTGCCGGTGCCAGCGACTTCCTCGCCAAGCCCTTCTCCCTCACCGAGATCATGGTGCGCCTGAAAAACCTCGTGGACACCCGCCTCTACCAGAAGGAGCTCGTGGTCCAGAAGCAGCAGCTCGAGTCGGCCTTGGAGCAGATCAAGGAGACGGAGTCCATGCTCGTGCGCAATGAGAAGCTCGCCTCCCTCGGCCGTCTCAGCGCGGGCCTCATCCACGAGATCAACAACCCCCTCAACTACGCACGCCAGGGCCTGCACATCATCGCGCGCTCCACCAAGCTGCTCCCCGAGGAGGAACGCGCCGACTTCACCGACACTCTCAAAGACGTGGAAGACGGCGTGAACCGCGTCATCCAGATCATCTCCGACCTGCGCGGCTTCACCCGCAACACCAGCCAGCTCAATCACTCCTTCGACCTCCAGACCATCGTCAACACCGGCCTGCGCTTCTTCTCTCATATCTGGAAGGAGGGCATCCAGCGGGAGGTGGACATCCCCGATGAGCTTGAAGTCCGCGGAGACAGCAACCAGTTTGTCCAGGTGCTCATCAACTTCATCCAAAATGCCTTGGATGCCATGGCCACCAAAAAATATCCCGAGGGGCAGGTCCCCTGCATCAAGCTCTCAGCATTCACCCGCCGGGACAAAGTCATCTTCTCCGTCAAGGACAACGGCCCCGGCATCCCTCAGGAAATCCGGGACAAAATCTTCGATCCCTTTTTCACGACAAAAGACGTGGGACAGGGCATGGGTCTCGGCCTTGCCATCTGCAACCGCATCATTGCCGACCACGGAGGCCGCATCGAGGTGCTCAGCCAGCCCGGCGAGTACACCGAGTTCGTTCTTGAGCTTCCAACAACCGCAAGCACACCCAACAACCACGCAGCTGTTTAA
- a CDS encoding class I SAM-dependent methyltransferase, translating into MENTENSLPNIAATGERLSFIICRNSQGAEVRGTLHRLTRYLGVFEVYNPYSIVQLSEVLNDFRIMMNERVVYSGRAVIANLVNTGIMLICEASLSDDGWIDIDILSPAQNKSRLLADFAEFLKETEKNYRVVPDFKLVVADMHTLLSDLRRWMEQVELGVRSLPSGDRIQAERETIKQLEDPILPAVVPLLDRFEHTAAEITQEQQPVHRSYIKRQLHPLVLCSPFIYRTFQKPLGYAGDYEMVSMMLRDPYEGSSMFAKILNRLFLDTAPVVAHRNRIVYLKQRLHEETARMHAQGKVARIFNLGCGPAQEVQNFLIDDDLCDHADFLLLDFNDETIANTTRDLESLRARHRRRTGIKLEKRSVHQILKESSRTGAGFEPASYDVVYCAGLFDYLSDRICRRLLEVFYDLVAPGGLLIATNVDISNPSRNWMEYVLEWHLVYRDKAQFAKIAPDKAPPEAVQVKADETGVNIFLEVRKPAQ; encoded by the coding sequence ATGGAGAACACCGAAAATTCACTTCCTAACATCGCCGCAACAGGAGAGCGGCTCAGCTTTATCATCTGCCGCAACAGCCAGGGGGCTGAAGTCAGGGGCACTTTGCACCGGCTTACACGCTACCTCGGAGTCTTTGAAGTTTACAATCCTTACAGCATCGTCCAGCTCTCCGAAGTTCTGAATGACTTCAGGATCATGATGAACGAGCGCGTGGTTTACTCAGGCCGCGCCGTCATCGCCAACTTGGTGAACACCGGCATCATGCTCATCTGCGAGGCCTCCCTCTCAGATGACGGCTGGATCGACATCGACATCCTCTCCCCGGCGCAGAACAAAAGCCGCCTCCTCGCGGACTTTGCCGAGTTCCTCAAGGAAACAGAAAAAAACTACCGCGTCGTGCCCGACTTCAAGCTCGTCGTCGCGGACATGCACACCCTGCTCTCCGACCTCCGTCGCTGGATGGAGCAGGTGGAGCTCGGCGTCCGCTCTCTGCCTTCTGGAGACCGCATCCAGGCCGAGCGCGAAACCATCAAACAGCTCGAAGACCCCATCCTTCCCGCTGTCGTCCCTCTTCTTGACCGCTTTGAACACACCGCTGCAGAGATCACGCAGGAGCAGCAGCCTGTGCATCGCAGCTACATCAAACGCCAGCTTCACCCTCTGGTCCTCTGCTCTCCCTTCATCTATCGTACCTTCCAGAAACCCCTCGGTTATGCGGGCGACTATGAGATGGTCAGCATGATGCTTCGGGACCCCTACGAGGGCAGCTCCATGTTTGCCAAGATCCTCAACAGGCTCTTCCTCGATACCGCCCCGGTCGTGGCTCACCGCAACCGCATCGTTTACCTCAAGCAGCGCCTGCATGAGGAAACCGCCCGCATGCATGCTCAGGGCAAGGTTGCACGCATCTTCAATCTCGGCTGCGGTCCGGCCCAGGAGGTGCAGAACTTCCTCATCGACGACGATCTCTGCGACCACGCCGACTTCCTCCTCCTCGACTTCAACGACGAAACCATCGCCAATACCACGCGCGATCTCGAAAGCCTGCGCGCCAGACACCGCCGTCGCACCGGCATCAAGCTCGAAAAGCGCTCTGTGCACCAGATCCTCAAGGAATCCTCCCGCACCGGTGCCGGCTTCGAGCCCGCCAGCTATGACGTAGTCTATTGCGCGGGCCTGTTTGACTACCTCTCCGACCGCATCTGCCGCCGCCTGCTCGAAGTGTTTTATGATCTGGTCGCCCCCGGCGGCCTCCTCATCGCCACCAACGTGGACATCTCCAATCCCTCCCGCAACTGGATGGAGTACGTCCTCGAATGGCATCTGGTTTATCGTGACAAGGCTCAGTTCGCCAAGATCGCTCCTGACAAAGCCCCGCCAGAGGCAGTCCAAGTCAAGGCAGACGAGACAGGGGTGAACATCTTCCTCGAAGTCCGCAAACCCGCACAATGA
- a CDS encoding sensor histidine kinase: protein MLSLSPELDKNSVATLLQALRLLVQEEDSQRVDLANVLHKDMAGGLVACASLGEMIRHELANGANTASMGRLLGSLDSTLRKTLQLVRDMTEKQFPPVLKAFGLNVALQQLVRTIGENFAGSLVLHINGDEPPFDLASRLNLFRIMQSLLHHCVRYANTSWVEVTCRASADKLEITIDHDGGDDIWRDPVNGSELALIEARCALLGTSLEIMGAGPGGTSRVCLITHAAPVQLQA, encoded by the coding sequence ATGTTGTCACTCTCCCCGGAACTGGACAAAAACTCAGTCGCCACCTTGCTCCAGGCCCTGCGCCTCTTGGTACAGGAGGAGGATTCACAGCGCGTGGATCTCGCCAATGTTCTTCATAAAGACATGGCCGGCGGGTTGGTGGCCTGTGCTTCTCTCGGAGAAATGATCCGCCATGAGCTCGCAAATGGAGCCAACACCGCCAGCATGGGCCGCCTTCTGGGCAGCTTGGACTCCACCCTGAGGAAAACGCTCCAGTTGGTGCGCGACATGACGGAAAAACAGTTTCCGCCAGTGCTCAAGGCCTTCGGTCTCAATGTCGCTCTGCAGCAGCTCGTACGCACCATTGGCGAAAACTTCGCTGGCTCTCTGGTCCTGCACATCAACGGCGACGAACCTCCGTTCGACCTCGCCAGCCGCCTCAACCTCTTCCGCATCATGCAGTCCCTCCTCCACCACTGCGTCCGCTATGCCAACACCTCCTGGGTGGAGGTCACCTGCCGCGCCAGTGCCGACAAACTGGAAATCACCATCGACCACGATGGCGGGGACGACATCTGGAGAGACCCTGTCAATGGCTCGGAGCTAGCCCTCATCGAAGCCAGGTGCGCTCTCCTTGGCACCAGCTTGGAGATCATGGGCGCAGGACCGGGAGGCACTTCCAGAGTTTGCCTCATCACCCACGCAGCGCCTGTCCAGCTTCAAGCATGA
- a CDS encoding response regulator: MSTSASKTKAAALPPEVVCTPNEKEVIGLVEAASQEHRPFSLVIMDGRIFYGKDYRHLIGRLWQVQRDLHVVLHAVSQLEAYEQIPIDLGANPQLLVFKFRLVPFEITQLIRTLTTRHAADQQSSHRSLNLNAQLLEMTSRFEDVSNRLCLEQDHRRQLEDQLCKNQRLETVGRFAAAMGHFFNNYLTVIQGHLDVALSGGGTTSQEAILKELLIATQRAAGVTSQFVAFNRREYLQPAPLHLPQIIEAQAEVLQKAVGEQISIQINHQTGLPCVMADQASLEQIIFNLLIHARESMPNGGRLMIQTREVNIPDAGAASQLHAEAKPGNYVVMSISDTGRGLTAEEQAGLFDASKLSSGQEGGADIALILVLGLVRMQAGWIDARSVLEVGTEFSIYLPVASGPVPEAPVPGASFAAMTDKKLLGQKIEEESSTILVVDDEDSVRQVMEYVLTSQGHRVLTAADANEAWAIWREKASVIKLALIDVKLPGGVSGFDLEKALANEDPTLPVIFTCGYSPTSLSNAKELKAGENFLPKPFGMVELLNIVGQALLKPARL; encoded by the coding sequence ATGTCAACGTCTGCCAGCAAGACCAAGGCAGCCGCGCTGCCGCCTGAGGTGGTGTGTACTCCGAACGAGAAAGAAGTGATTGGGCTGGTGGAGGCAGCTTCACAGGAGCATCGGCCGTTCAGTCTGGTGATTATGGACGGACGCATCTTTTATGGAAAAGATTATCGTCATCTGATTGGTCGACTGTGGCAGGTGCAGCGTGATTTGCATGTGGTGTTGCATGCGGTGTCACAACTTGAGGCGTATGAGCAGATCCCCATCGACCTGGGGGCCAATCCACAACTGCTGGTGTTTAAGTTCCGACTGGTGCCCTTTGAGATCACGCAGCTGATCCGCACGCTGACGACGCGACATGCGGCGGACCAGCAGAGTTCCCACCGCTCGCTGAATCTGAACGCGCAGCTGCTGGAGATGACCTCGCGTTTTGAGGATGTGAGCAACAGGCTGTGCCTGGAGCAGGATCACCGCCGGCAGCTGGAGGATCAGCTTTGCAAGAATCAACGATTGGAAACGGTGGGCCGCTTTGCGGCTGCCATGGGGCACTTTTTCAACAATTACCTGACAGTGATCCAAGGCCACCTGGATGTGGCGCTGAGCGGAGGAGGCACGACCTCCCAGGAGGCGATACTGAAAGAGCTTCTGATCGCCACGCAGCGTGCGGCAGGAGTGACATCCCAGTTTGTGGCATTCAACCGACGTGAATACCTGCAGCCTGCGCCGCTGCACCTGCCGCAGATCATCGAGGCACAGGCCGAAGTGCTGCAGAAGGCCGTGGGAGAGCAGATCTCCATCCAGATTAATCATCAGACAGGGCTGCCATGCGTGATGGCGGATCAGGCTTCTTTGGAGCAGATCATTTTCAATCTGCTGATCCATGCGCGGGAGTCGATGCCGAATGGCGGCCGACTGATGATTCAGACTAGAGAAGTGAACATCCCTGACGCAGGAGCAGCAAGCCAGCTGCATGCGGAGGCCAAGCCAGGCAATTATGTGGTGATGAGCATCTCAGACACCGGCAGGGGACTCACCGCAGAAGAGCAGGCGGGGCTGTTTGACGCATCTAAACTTTCGTCCGGACAGGAGGGCGGAGCCGATATTGCATTGATCCTGGTGCTAGGCCTGGTGCGGATGCAGGCGGGCTGGATTGATGCACGCAGTGTGCTGGAGGTGGGAACGGAGTTCTCGATTTATCTGCCTGTTGCCTCAGGTCCGGTTCCTGAAGCGCCGGTGCCGGGCGCGTCTTTTGCAGCTATGACTGATAAAAAATTGCTGGGTCAAAAAATTGAGGAGGAGTCCTCCACGATTTTGGTGGTGGACGATGAGGATTCTGTCCGCCAGGTGATGGAGTATGTATTGACCAGCCAGGGACACAGGGTGCTGACAGCGGCGGATGCCAACGAAGCGTGGGCGATTTGGCGGGAGAAGGCTTCAGTGATCAAGCTGGCGCTGATCGATGTGAAGCTCCCCGGAGGAGTGAGCGGTTTTGATCTAGAGAAGGCACTGGCGAATGAAGATCCGACTCTGCCTGTGATTTTTACCTGCGGGTACTCACCGACGAGCTTGAGCAACGCGAAGGAGCTGAAGGCGGGTGAAAACTTTCTTCCCAAACCGTTTGGGATGGTGGAACTGCTCAACATTGTGGGACAGGCGCTGCTAAAACCGGCCCGGTTATAG
- a CDS encoding response regulator transcription factor, protein MQSPPPFNILIVDDHALVREAFTSMLKGEFPQATVVSTGSCAEAMVEARLHNFEIALVDIELGDRSGMELTTELRTLPNPPKIIAVSMHQEETFVSRTMQLGARSYVTKDAPPHELFDAIRCTLEGRSYISRELAQKFADRSIRKGSASQVHEKLSNRELEVLMQLARGKSLKQVALDLSLSPRTVAVHKHNLCRKTGLKGTVEILRYCQSNGLA, encoded by the coding sequence ATGCAATCTCCACCTCCTTTCAACATTCTGATTGTCGACGACCACGCACTGGTGCGTGAGGCTTTCACCAGCATGCTAAAGGGCGAGTTTCCCCAGGCCACCGTCGTCTCCACTGGCTCCTGCGCAGAAGCCATGGTTGAAGCGCGCCTTCACAATTTCGAAATCGCCCTCGTGGACATCGAGCTCGGAGACCGCTCCGGCATGGAGCTCACCACCGAGCTGCGCACCCTCCCCAATCCGCCCAAGATCATCGCCGTCTCCATGCATCAGGAGGAGACTTTCGTCTCCCGCACCATGCAGCTCGGCGCGCGCTCCTACGTCACCAAGGACGCCCCTCCCCACGAGCTCTTTGACGCCATCCGCTGCACCCTCGAAGGACGCAGCTACATCTCGCGAGAGCTCGCGCAGAAGTTCGCAGACCGCTCCATCCGAAAAGGTTCCGCCAGCCAGGTCCATGAAAAGCTCTCCAACCGTGAGCTCGAAGTCCTCATGCAGCTCGCCCGCGGCAAGAGCCTCAAGCAGGTGGCTCTGGATCTCTCTCTCAGTCCGCGGACCGTCGCGGTGCACAAACACAACCTGTGCCGCAAAACCGGTCTCAAAGGAACTGTGGAGATCCTCAGATACTGCCAGTCCAACGGACTGGCTTAA
- a CDS encoding OmpP1/FadL family transporter, giving the protein MKACAYYSVLLLALLAIKTHASETLSVVPDSAQALGIVGGRYANLSDASAVRVSPANIMQIKKTELLINAAMWHGDIRFTQNGGQSVDMNRPWVYPASMYLVQPIIDDRLSFGLGISTPYGMASAYPKGMGAPLRYALPYLSNLITVDITPAFAVKVTEDLSFAVGMDIMYADLQMKQFYPWGSLVPGASEGDIQIHGQGWGVGAYAGVNWTVAKRHRFALVGRLPVKVRFRGDFKASNMPPALMGLGFSQNSNFNSDMTFPGSISAGYGFDVTDRFTIGFDFKWSQNSSHDDLPLLIGNNQPLLGGATSSVFGWRNSIDLGTGMTYKLNESWVLRGGYMYSENSQPANSYSPMVCTNDRSILSLGVGWRGKSRSVDFTYAYVYNPTRVISGSSSNPPGQFDGSYRHQWQVFSLSVTQRF; this is encoded by the coding sequence ATGAAAGCCTGCGCCTACTACTCTGTCCTCCTACTGGCACTTTTGGCGATAAAGACGCATGCATCCGAGACTCTCTCGGTGGTGCCGGACTCCGCACAAGCTCTGGGCATCGTCGGCGGCAGATACGCCAATCTCAGCGACGCCTCCGCTGTGCGCGTCTCTCCGGCCAACATCATGCAGATCAAAAAGACAGAGCTGCTGATCAATGCCGCCATGTGGCATGGAGACATTCGCTTCACCCAGAACGGCGGCCAGTCTGTCGACATGAACCGGCCATGGGTTTATCCCGCCAGCATGTACCTTGTCCAGCCCATCATTGATGACAGGCTCTCCTTCGGCCTGGGCATCAGCACGCCTTACGGCATGGCTTCCGCCTACCCCAAGGGCATGGGCGCCCCGCTGCGCTACGCACTCCCCTATCTCTCCAACCTCATCACCGTGGACATCACGCCGGCTTTCGCCGTCAAAGTCACCGAAGACCTCAGCTTCGCCGTCGGCATGGACATCATGTATGCAGACCTGCAGATGAAGCAGTTCTATCCCTGGGGCTCTCTCGTTCCGGGTGCTTCCGAGGGCGACATCCAGATTCACGGCCAGGGCTGGGGCGTCGGAGCCTATGCAGGCGTTAATTGGACAGTCGCCAAAAGACATCGCTTTGCCTTGGTAGGCAGATTGCCTGTAAAAGTCCGCTTCCGTGGCGACTTCAAGGCCTCCAACATGCCGCCCGCTCTGATGGGTCTTGGGTTCAGCCAGAACAGCAACTTCAATTCTGACATGACCTTCCCGGGCTCTATATCAGCAGGTTATGGCTTTGATGTCACGGATCGCTTCACCATCGGCTTTGATTTCAAATGGTCCCAGAACTCCTCTCACGATGATCTCCCGCTTCTCATTGGCAACAACCAGCCCTTGCTTGGAGGTGCTACCAGTTCTGTTTTCGGATGGCGCAATTCCATCGACCTAGGGACTGGAATGACTTACAAGTTAAATGAAAGCTGGGTGCTTCGTGGCGGCTACATGTATTCTGAAAACTCGCAGCCTGCCAACAGCTACAGCCCCATGGTCTGCACCAATGACCGCAGCATCCTGAGCCTCGGTGTCGGCTGGCGTGGCAAGTCGCGCAGCGTCGATTTCACATACGCATATGTTTACAATCCCACACGTGTGATCAGCGGTTCGTCATCCAATCCTCCGGGACAGTTTGATGGCAGCTACAGGCATCAATGGCAGGTCTTCTCATTGAGTGTCACACAGCGGTTTTAA